The window ATACCACCAAATAATAAGTGAGGGTTAGGGTTACTAGCTTGAAACTCCAAAATTCTTGAATGTTAAATTAAAGGTttcaatacacacacacacacacacacgaccATAATACTCTCTTTTAAACTTAACTGGTTTATCCCCTAAACTATATATTGAATGCATGATTGACCTCTCAAATCAAAAATTTTGTAGCACTTAACCCTTTTCTGTCAGTTTTCCTATTAAGTTAGATGGAAAATGTGTGCACGTGATATTCACATGACATCGGCTGACTTGGACCTCATTAGGAATACTTAAAGTCCAAAATATCTCTTTTGTAATTAGAGGGGGTGACATTTCTATCTTTTTACTAACTACTAGTGGGTCAAGTGAATATTGTATGTGCaccttttttgttttaacttaACAGGTAAACTGATAGACGGAGGTTAAGTGTTACAAAGTTTTTGATTTGAGGGGTTGATTGTGTGTTTTAATAGCTTAGAGGACAAAGTGTAATATCTATATAGTTTATAGTGAAAAAGTGTAATATTGTTTTGGGGTGTGAATCACAATTGTTTATCCACATATAATGAGGGATGCTGCCTtgcacaaaataaaatggtcgtAGTTaattaaaacagaaaaaaaagaaaaagaaagaaagatattgTCTTTCAAAGAAGTTCGAATATAATTAGTAACCTACCTATATATATGTTGTTCAGAAAAGCATGCGCAACATGTGCAAGAGATTGAACATGCAATACTGCTTCGGTAGAAGAAAAATTGTGTTCAAGCCTGTATTTCAATTGAAAACTCCATTAATAATGTCAATAAGTTGATGCAAAGAAGAGAAGGCCCGCATATGGTTCATGCTAGTAAAATTTAAAGAGAGATGAATTTACCTAATTGTATACCAAAGATAATCAGATTTGTCTTTGGTTGTATTCGTGTGCTCAAGTAAGCCATTTGATTTTAGTGATGTATCTTCGAAGTTCACAATCTCATCTTTGAATTCTTCCCAACTATCAGTTGAATCAAAAGTTTGTGCTAGTGTTATGATTCGGTCATTATACTTTGTATTCACCTATACAAGATAAGATAAACTAGAACTTTAGCCTGCcatcaaaagaaagagaaaagatatATATACTTTAGATTTGCCAATGATTGTAAACTTACAAGATATCGATTAAGTTCTAAACAACAAATTTCCTACATTAAATTATGCACATAATGGTCTTGTCAAAACAAGAATTCGAGGTATATTAGAatataaatgattttaaaaaaaaaaatttcaaaccaaagTTTTGCTAGAAAATGTCATGAGCTCAAAACTGTATTTCTAATGTAGGATTACAAACATGAATAATGGTCAACTACAGAAAAACAACTTGTTACATTATAACTTACCTTTGCTGAATTGAAGGCTATATTTTTACAGTCTGGTAGAATGCTGATTGACTTTGGAAGCAATTTAAGtgatatattttgaaattgtacaGTAATGTTATTTCCATCATGGTTTATAAGAAATGCTGCACAACCTCCAATCTCTTCTTGGAAAACAATGGCCTaagttaaaaagaaagaatgaaatacTTGTTATCATAATCTTGTAAGTTTCATCTTTGAGTACATAACATTCAGTGATATATGAGATGACTTTTGACACATTACCTCTTGATGTTGGCCTAAAGAATAGTTTGTTCGTACTCCTTGCAGCAGAGGTGTAGAGCACAATTTAATTGCAGCATGCAAATCCTTAAGATGCCCCCACTTAGGTTGCCTTTTTAGTCCTAAAATTATCAGAAGTAGTAGattattaattgaattattCATCTAATTAAGAAGCATATGCtactcaccatattcatcaagAGGAGCTTGATCATAATAAGCTGTTATGATATATGCAGAGCTTGTTCTCCCAAAATTTGTTCCACCATGGTACTACATAAGGAATGTAGTATTAGGGACATTGACATGATTAGGTTGAGATAACTAAATGGATTATGTAATATGCACCAgtgaattttaaaagaaaatatgctcAACTAGATTGAAAAATAATAGCATTAATTATGAGATTTATAACTTAAATACCGTACCATGTAATAATTTACATAGCTTCCATTTCTTGCAATAAAAAGTGCTACATGAAATGCAATGTCTTCAGCAGATCTTATGTATGGCTTCTGGCCATATACTTGATAGCTTCAAGAGAAAATTAAGTACAGTTAGTTGACTCTTCAAATGATtaataatcatatttttctcattcattCAAACATCAATTGTTATTGACAAATttagtagcaaaaaaaaaaaaaaaaaaaaaaatctgggaaATCATTGTCTTAGATTCATCTTACAGCCATAAGCATTCTCTAGTACCCTCCAAGTTTGATCCACATTGATCTCATCACCACTAAGCAACCATTTCAACCATCATTATCTCTCCAAATAAAAACTATCATTAACTCCGTAGTACCAAACTTTTGAAGCTAGCCATTAGTTTCTTATGGTACTATTCTTTATAGACTTACTAACTAGTACAATAGCCAAGACCTTCACATACTTTATATTTGTATCAAACATGACTTGATTCTTATCAGTGAAAATTGAACCCAACAATGTTCCCACTAGCTGAATTAATGTTCCTTTTGACTCCTCTAGAGAATTGAATGGAATGTAACATTTAACTTAAAACTCCATGCCCTTAAAAATGGAACAATATATGCAGTGATTTGATCATACAAAGAAGTCCAATTCTCTGTCCACAATGAAGGCTTATTTGGTGAGTTGGGTCCTCCAAAAGTTTCTCCACATCTCATCCCGTTGCATGTATTAATCTGcatgtttaatttgttaaagGGACATACAATACATGGTCCATTATGCAATCAGTTGAATCTTACAAAATAGCAAAGagaacattttaaaattagCAGGTTAGTTCCTAAGTAAAACTAGTACTAAAAACTAGTAGTCTTAGTTGAATAGTAAACTAACCACTGGATCAGGAGCATCAGTTTGCTTGCACATGATCCATGGTACGCCAGTTTGGAGACCAACCGCCATTTTAGCTGCCCAACGAACATAAGGGGGTCCTTTTTCGTGGAATGCTGCTTCGACATTTTGATATTCATTCTCAATCTATACCAGCATTAATAAGCATATGTCAGGTGAGAAATTGTATTCAGTAaagaatttattataaattgagTAGTATGATACGGTATAGTACCTGTGACAGTATGATGGGACCTCCTTGTGAGGCATATAAACCCTCCGACTTCATCAAGTTCACTATTTTTGTGGTAAAATTTTGCATGTAGAACTACAAAATTAAACCAACagaaaaatgaaatcattttgaTTATCTAAGTACCgatatatcaaattattgcaCTTTAATTTATGTACAGATTTTAGCATAGcatcaaaatacaaaaatgtgaaaaattttctaGACATCAAAATAGCGTAAGTATGGAGTGGCTTACAACCTTGAAAGATGCTAAAGCAATCCTAATACAACTTTAGAACTCTAAACCATGCTTTTTACGGCTAAATCACTTTTAAGCTAAACTAACAAACTAGTTAACGTATAAGTGTGATTAACCAATTTCCATATAACAAGAACTAAGCTACACTAGGCATAACATATAAATAGTAATATGGACATAAGGTAAAAGCATTTAGACCAAGCTAAACCCTAAGAAGTGTTTAGAAAGAGGAAAACCCAAAACCGAGGCGGAAAAACCTCTCTCCTGTTGGAAATCTCCACTAAACAAGACAGTTGCAGTACATGGGACACTATTAACCCTTCGAGCCCACAAGATTATTAATATACTTGAAAATTTCAAGCTCCAGCTAGGCCCTTTCTCCTTCTAGCTTACTGGAGACTCCATTGAAGCACCAATGGAAAACCACCAAAAGATTGGATTTTTACTATGGTTTCCTAAGTTTCTATGGATTCACACACAACTCACGAGGTACTGTGTAATTAAGGATGTGAGATGAATGAAATACAAATCTCAATCAAGGATGAATGAGATGGAAAAGAGAAGGTAGAGTGTTTTTGCTTAAAACTAAAACTTTCTCTTTCCATACATAAGAATTTTGGCTTCAAATGTGATAAGAATAATTTCTAGGGTTTAGTCGTACTCTTATTTGAATACCAAGCCACGCACACTAGCTCAAAAAGTGTGTGTTGGCAGATACACAATGGATGGAAAAAGTTTAGAGAACAAGGTACACTAATCTTGCAACTTGCAACCTTGTCATGGACTGGTTGGTCGTTACTTGCATAGTCAATACTCTGATCTTGGCTTTTTGCCATGTGTCACTTGCAGGTAGAGCAGGTCGCCTGAAGTCACGAGATGACTCTAAATGCAACTTTCAAAAATGCAAATGAGGCTCAAGTACAATCTACCCCGAATACAATTAAGCCTTGAAAAGATACATTAAGATGGTTAAACAAAATACATACAAATTTGTCATTGAATAACGCCAATAAACATAGACTTTTCAAACCTTGctatttgaaagaaaagagCAATATCTTACCAACTGATTAGCTCAAATGGTGTCACATTATCAAAACTAAGGATGGGCATAGGCAGAGCTATGTCATATTGAGTGGGGGAAATTGTCCCAGCTGGGGAAAATTCAATGACATTGTAATGGGGATCAAATCTATAATGTGTGTCAAAGTACAAGTTCAAAAGGTCTAAGATGTAGCTCAAAAGAAGATAGTTATTCAGAGTTTCAATTGCCATTCGATTAATGCTCAATCGATTGAACATGTGAGTTTGACAATAATTCAATTGTCGCTCGATTGATCAAAAGAAGAATTTTGACAACAATTTGATTGTTGCGCAATCAATTGagaaatatgaaaagaaaatttgtcgTGTTTCATTAAAGTCTATGTTGCATTAGTTTTCATGTTCTACATGCAATGATATAAAGTCATATCATAAACACgactaaaaacaattttttctttttaaagaggCTACTACCATGAACTACAATGAAGTAAACCTAAATCCATAATTGATAAACCTTGTGAGTTCAGAATTCCATATTCACAATGAAATTGTTGTTTTTGATGATCATGAACTGAAAACTTAGAGTCTAAATCCCAATGTTGCTATTCTAAAGATCAAACCTTCAAGGAGGGTCCTTAGAGTCGGTTAAAGGGTTTGATTGTGATCATGGATGAGGTTCTTGAGAAGGGATTCATATAAAATAGTTAAGATGGTTTGGAGTTGGTTTTAGGGCACAtcaatttgtttatatatacataatagaGTCTAAGGTCATGGGTATGAATTGGATTGTAAAGCTTTTTTCATATAGTGGATTTCCTTATTAGGGTAAAGATACACTCAGAATGTTTTTCCCTCTTGAGTCAATTCTTGATTTGTTTTCACTTCATTACCAGATTTGTGTGTTGTTCTATTGattgaattatttttcaaatttggtttATGTTGTGATTTTAGGTATTTAATCCAAACTATAATCACCATATGATATAGTAATTCACTTTTCAATTAATACGCATAATTAACTTTAGAGTTctaaagtaaaattttcattttttttttctataattacatatataatttttttttggtaaaatcaaaTGATTTCTTGGTAAGCATtagatttaataataaataaataaatacttgtatatgagagagagagagagagagagagagagagagagagagagagagagagagagagagagagagagagatgcttaGTACCTTAAATGGCTTATTGTTTGATCGATAAACAATGCCAGGGACATCATGCAACCAAAATGGAAACCCCCTACAATCCAAACATTCTTACGCATGAAATACAACACTTGTGCGAGACAAATATAATCCATTTTAAGATAATGATAAGAATAACGATAAGTGTTTgagaaattaaatttattgtatcttagaaatttattattgggtataaatagataatttagaatctaaaaaaaaaaaaaaaattaatacatattagtaaattttaaatgacacatggtgtaactttaagcaatattacacctcttaattactttttatttaattaatattttgaacatGCCACagttggattacatcttctctTTGTTCTTAACATACATGCCAAGTTTGGTACTAATCACATATTATTTACTAATTAATCCATAAACTCACATTCCATGCATAATTTTAtaacacaaaaacttgaaattaaacattttatagATGAGATAGTTATTGATCTCAAATTGCCTTGAAGCTTTGCACGCATGGAGTGtataagaagaatatgtaaCCCAATTGTGGATTTCTCAAAATTTACatacaataaaaagatatttagTTATATATTATTGCTTAAAATTATACTAGGTGTAATTTGAATCTAACCCACCCACATACACATATAGTGGAAAAAGAGTTTGAACTCTAGACCATTTTTTCTAATCCAATCTTAATGACAAACTACTACTTttcaaaagaataaatgatcagggaatagtgaatttaattatttatccaTTATTATAACACTATAACATATATTTCTCtataagactataacatatATTTCTCTATAAAAAGACTAGCATAATctaaaacatttttacaatgCCAATAAGACCTACTTTATGTTTTCTTCTTACATAAGTTCAGTCGCACATTGAGGAATAAATTATCTTATACCACATTTATCCTCctctttaaatatattattttttaaattaatatcaattgttaaatattttgaaaaaaatcaaagttgaCCCATTTGTGggccaaagttttttttttttttttttttaaaattattttttattaatttattgactttaggttaatgaaattttctagtGCTTCCAATAGGAGTGTCTGGGTTTGAATATTTATTCCCTAACTTATGatgtatatataaagaagagattaaattctgtagggatgtggtgtaaaacctATATTTTACCCTTCCAATCCTAACATGCtacatcatcttatcacatatttaagaataagtaCAACCACAcctaatcaattctaatacccatatataaatccaatcaaattaagagtttattgagatgttattaggtgtggtaggatgtattgattttaagtaaaatgatgatgtgacaATCTCTAATTGGATGGTGTAAGACATGGGTTTTACACTTcatccttaccaaatttgaACTTTATAAAGAATCATGATATATTTTaaagagcaagacttaggtacaatacttaggtgctgttccttaggtttccttttaagattctgtcatgtggattttttctcatgggatgaaagtgtattttttagttaagtaaccacatggttgaattttaagaggggaacctaaggaacaacacctaaggtattgtacctaagtttatcatattttaaataaagacAATATGGTGTAAAACTATTTATTATGAGGTGATTTACTTGTTTGGCAAGAAATATTTAGAAGTACATCTTAGTGGTCTTGTAATCGGTCTATTCTAACTATAGCAACTGTTAATGATAACAACAATTTAgtttgcaaagaaaaataattataatttgttcTTAATCTAATAATCTTTGTAACGCTAGTAgggatattttttttggattgtaGGAAGTGGAATGAGAATTAATCTACGTACGTACCCGTAATTCCATTCACTCTCAATGAAAGGTCCAATCCTAAGGCAAGCATACAACCCTTGTGCTTGGATTTCTTTGATGAATCGCACCAGATCATATCTTCCACTAAAATCATACTGTGCAACACAAAATCCCcacatatgagagagagagaaagagagagagagagagagagagaggatttgaCTAACCTGACCAGGTTGAGGCTCATGAAGATTCCAAAATATATAGGTTTGAATAACATCCAATCCTCCTTTCTTGGCTTTAGCTATCAAAGATGGCCACATCTGCtccaaaattatataatttccCTTTTTAGATAATATTGTGTTTAAATCAAAAAAGTATTTGTATATATTGTAATTAGTATGACTAGGATTGTTGTCACATATGTATTTCCTGTGGACTTCATCatttaaccaaaatttttattattattgtacgGGTATGATCCTAGGCCCATTGAACCTTGGGCCCTGGCCTTATGGTACAGTACATGATCCCGTGCCCACTGGACCTTCAACCTTGGTTTGGACACACTTCAAGGCCCAATCTGAGCCCAAATACCATAATGAGTCTATCTTGTCTTAAACGTATCAGAAGCAAGCCCATGCCGATCAATTATAACTTGATTGGGAATGTGCTTGTTCAGAACAACCTATGTTCTCGGTAACCCGGTATTGCCTTGGGGAATATCGCTGCCGAGTAGTCTTTTGGAGGTTGGAACCAGTTCCAATGCCATTACCACCTTTCCCAATAGAGCATATTCTTACCAAGAATAATTAGATTGGACCCCACCCACACGAGTGAGATCAGAAAGTAATCATAACGCCTCCACCCACTTcaagctataaataggagaataGAATGAGAAGAAGGGGTTGGCAATTCTGtggaaaatagagaggaagaagcgAGGAGAAGGTTGATGCCACAACGAGAGCGAGTGAGAGTAACTTAgagaagaaaagggagaaaattTGTGAAAACGGAGAGGTGTCATT of the Quercus robur chromosome 10, dhQueRobu3.1, whole genome shotgun sequence genome contains:
- the LOC126702236 gene encoding beta-galactosidase 6-like isoform X2 — encoded protein: MVATLKEEKSHTMEDLSSLTGRDKCYFLVQFTIHVAHLRGFPFWLHDVPGIVYRSNNKPFKFYMQNFTTKIVNLMKSEGLYASQGGPIILSQIENEYQNVEAAFHEKGPPYVRWAAKMAVGLQTGVPWIMCKQTDAPDPVINTCNGMRCGETFGGPNSPNKPSLWTENWTSFYQVYGQKPYIRSAEDIAFHVALFIARNGSYVNYYMYHGGTNFGRTSSAYIITAYYDQAPLDEYGLKRQPKWGHLKDLHAAIKLCSTPLLQGVRTNYSLGQHQEAIVFQEEIGGCAAFLINHDGNNITVQFQNISLKLLPKSISILPDCKNIAFNSAKVNTKYNDRIITLAQTFDSTDSWEEFKDEIVNFEDTSLKSNGLLEHTNTTKDKSDYLWYTIRLEHNFSSTEAVLHVQSLAHVAHAFLNNIYIGSANGSFTTKNFTMDIPFMVKDGINNISILSVMVGLQDSGAFLERKKTGLTTVTIQGDNNKFYNLTNYEWGYKVGLLGEELQIYREENVGDVVWRESGISTNQTLTWYKIFFDAPKGDDPVALNLSSMGKGEAWVNGQSIGRYWISFHDYQGNSSQILYHVPRSFLKTGENLLVLLEENGGNPLQISLNTVSIINVQKDSSDDQLVSSFEDYIEMESYRYS
- the LOC126702236 gene encoding beta-galactosidase 6-like isoform X1, with the protein product MEWWWRLYWGLVVIIMVEDGSHAEGGEVTYDGRSLIIDGKRQMLFSGSIHYPRSTPEMWPSLIAKAKKGGLDVIQTYIFWNLHEPQPGQYDFSGRYDLVRFIKEIQAQGLYACLRIGPFIESEWNYGGFPFWLHDVPGIVYRSNNKPFKFYMQNFTTKIVNLMKSEGLYASQGGPIILSQIENEYQNVEAAFHEKGPPYVRWAAKMAVGLQTGVPWIMCKQTDAPDPVINTCNGMRCGETFGGPNSPNKPSLWTENWTSFYQVYGQKPYIRSAEDIAFHVALFIARNGSYVNYYMYHGGTNFGRTSSAYIITAYYDQAPLDEYGLKRQPKWGHLKDLHAAIKLCSTPLLQGVRTNYSLGQHQEAIVFQEEIGGCAAFLINHDGNNITVQFQNISLKLLPKSISILPDCKNIAFNSAKVNTKYNDRIITLAQTFDSTDSWEEFKDEIVNFEDTSLKSNGLLEHTNTTKDKSDYLWYTIRLEHNFSSTEAVLHVQSLAHVAHAFLNNIYIGSANGSFTTKNFTMDIPFMVKDGINNISILSVMVGLQDSGAFLERKKTGLTTVTIQGDNNKFYNLTNYEWGYKVGLLGEELQIYREENVGDVVWRESGISTNQTLTWYKIFFDAPKGDDPVALNLSSMGKGEAWVNGQSIGRYWISFHDYQGNSSQILYHVPRSFLKTGENLLVLLEENGGNPLQISLNTVSIINVQKDSSDDQLVSSFEDYIEMESYRYS